A DNA window from Teredinibacter franksiae contains the following coding sequences:
- a CDS encoding glutathione S-transferase family protein — translation MSTITLYGPDFSYFLRVIRLLCQFKGVMHETTLSPFGENVTPFGEEHGKLHPFRKIPVLMEGDFILPETPAIAHYLESKPGPSFFPEDIKLRSQVLATAEMFSLYVHQAIMADLVLEFAFPKGPDKTIRFDEINKRLPVAHEVMRWLSSLIYDEHFVADGRFSYCDAVLIPMLDYLEQLPAPFNIITHYDNLMVYTLFHRQQYYAKGVLGEPNIG, via the coding sequence ATGTCGACAATTACATTGTATGGGCCAGATTTCTCGTACTTTTTGCGTGTAATACGCTTACTTTGCCAGTTTAAGGGCGTGATGCATGAGACCACACTTTCCCCTTTTGGTGAAAATGTAACCCCTTTTGGAGAGGAGCACGGAAAGTTGCACCCCTTCAGAAAGATTCCGGTTTTAATGGAAGGTGATTTTATTTTGCCGGAAACGCCGGCGATTGCGCACTACCTCGAGTCGAAACCAGGGCCAAGTTTTTTTCCTGAAGATATAAAGCTACGTTCGCAGGTGCTGGCTACGGCGGAAATGTTTTCACTTTATGTACACCAAGCCATTATGGCAGACCTAGTACTTGAGTTTGCTTTCCCCAAAGGGCCGGATAAAACTATAAGATTTGACGAAATTAACAAAAGGCTGCCTGTCGCGCACGAGGTTATGCGCTGGCTTTCATCACTGATTTACGATGAGCACTTTGTCGCGGATGGACGTTTTAGCTACTGTGATGCTGTGCTAATACCCATGCTCGATTATCTTGAGCAATTGCCTGCGCCCTTCAATATCATTACGCATTACGACAATTTAATGGTGTATACCCTATTTCATCGTCAGCAGTATTATGCAAAAGGTGTATTGGGTGAGCCGAATATTGGCTGA
- a CDS encoding TetR/AcrR family transcriptional regulator yields the protein MPWNAQHKENSRENILASAALLFTHHGFDAISIDDVMKHAGLTRGAFYAHFKSKSDMYDKAVRSGAQLAKERVMNAGITSATELAENYLKMGRPEQCNEDDYCPLAFLVTDIQHQHDNVRNTYTRCLKGYQSVLSSLGLDEKSSIQASVLLVGGLAIAKAITDDHLRDAILNQCLKGVEALAKTSSAP from the coding sequence ATGCCCTGGAATGCGCAGCACAAAGAAAATTCACGGGAGAACATTTTGGCATCAGCCGCCCTGCTTTTTACCCACCACGGCTTCGATGCCATATCAATAGATGATGTAATGAAACACGCGGGGCTTACGCGCGGTGCCTTCTACGCGCATTTCAAATCGAAATCAGACATGTACGATAAAGCCGTACGCAGTGGCGCTCAACTCGCAAAGGAAAGAGTGATGAACGCCGGTATAACCAGCGCAACAGAACTTGCAGAAAATTACCTAAAAATGGGCCGACCGGAGCAATGTAATGAGGATGACTATTGCCCGTTAGCCTTTCTGGTAACAGATATACAGCACCAACATGACAACGTGCGCAACACCTATACTCGGTGTTTGAAAGGCTATCAATCCGTACTGAGTTCACTGGGGCTGGACGAAAAATCGTCCATTCAAGCCAGCGTATTACTGGTGGGAGGCTTGGCCATAGCGAAAGCTATTACCGATGACCATCTACGTGATGCCATACTTAACCAGTGCCTCAAGGGAGTGGAGGCGCTCGCGAAAACGTCGAGCGCTCCTTAA